The Kribbella jejuensis region CCCGCCGTTGGCCGAGGACAGGCGCGGAAGGCCTTCAGCGGCCCAATTCAATAGGCCGCCAGGCCGCCGTCGACATAGATCGTGGATCCAGTCACCGCCGCCGCCTCACCGGAGATGACCCACGCCACGGCAGCTGCGACATCGGCCGGCCTAATCGGTCGTGGCCACGGGGTTCGCTTGGCCCAGGACACCGCTCGCTCGGCGGCAAACTCCGCCGCTCGGCTGCTCACGGTCTCCACGTCCCCCGGGGCGATGCAGACCACGCGCACCCTCAACGAGGCGAGGTCGTACGCCAGCGCCCGCGTCAACCCGTCCATTCCCGCTTTGCTCGAGACATAAGCCGCCGCGTTGGTCTGCGCTTGCAGTCCGGCGATCGAGCCAATGTTGACCACGACGCCCTCGTTGCGGGACAGGTACGGGAGGGCTTCGCGGACCAGCCGCAGCGGGGCCTTGAGGTTGACGTCGATCACCTGGTCGATGCGCCGATCACTGAAGTTGCCAAGGGCATCGACGGCGCCCGCGCCGGTGACACCGGCATTGTTGACCAAGATGTCCAGCGCACCGAAGTGGGCGGCACAGGCCTCCACTGCCCGCGCGCACTCTTTCGCATCACTCAGATCATGTGCTCCGAGCCGAACCCGGGCCGAGTGCCGGAAGAAATCCTTGCCCGCGGCTACCTCCGCCTCGGTCCGCTGGGCCACGTAGACGTTCAGCCCATCGGCGAGAAGCCGACAGGTGATCGCAGCGCCGATTCCGGTTGCGCCACCTGTCACAAGAGCTGTGCTATGCGCCACTGAAGTCCTAGTCGAAGCAGCCACGGAGTATGGAACCGTCGTTTCAAACTCAGCTTGGCAGCGACGCAGCGAATCGTCAATCCGAGGTTGTGCGACCCACCCAGTCTTCGACCCGCCGCGACACGGTGTCGACATCGATCATCTGCATCCGTGACGCGTCGTCACTGAACCGGCCAAGATCCTTCCAGCCGCCGCCAGTCAGAATGACCACTGGTCGTGCGTCCGGACCGAGGCGCCCGTGTTCAGCGTCGGCCAGCAACGCCGCAACGGTCGCCGCCGCAGCCGGTTCCACGAACACGCCCTCTGCCGAAGCCAGCCAACGCTGTGCGGCCAGGATCGCTGCGTCGTCGATCGCAGTACCCCATCCGTGCGAGCGCTCGACCGCGCCCGCCGCAAGGTCTCCGTCCGGCGGGCGCGGCAACTGCAAGGCCGAGATAGAGGTGGTACTACGTTCGACCTCAACCGCAGCGACGGCGCCGTCGAGATAGCGCACGACCGGCGCACAGCCCGACGATTGACACGCGATCATCCGCGGCTGCAAACCACGCCGGTCGAGGCCACGAGCGACCGCCACGAGCAATCCCCCGCCGCCGACCGATACATAGACGTGCGTAGCGGCGGGGACCTGTTCCGCGAGCTCGTACGCGATCGTGTCGATACCTCTCATCCCCTCGGCGTTGAATGCGTGCAGCGTGACGCCGAGAAACAACTTGTGTCGTTGCGCCGCGTCCCGAACCTGATCGAACATGTGGCCGTCGACCTCGGGCCGGCCCGCACCCTGGACTCGCACGACAGTCACAGCGCCGGATCCGAAGGCCATCAGCGGCAGCGACTTCTCCGGCGGAACGGACCCGGCCAAACAGATGAACCCCGGCAGGCCCGCACGGGCCCCGTATGCCGCCATCGCCATACCCGCGTTTCCCGACGAGGTAGCGATCCACCCTCGATACCCGCGGCTGCGCGCCAACGACAAGGACATCGCAGCGACGCGGTCCTTGTACGAACCTGTTGGATTACCTGTCTCCACCTTCGCTGAAACCGACCGCACTCCGAGCCGCCGTGCGAGCGCCGGCAACTCGATCACAGGGGTCGCACCTTCGCCCAAACAGACTGTCTCGCTCACAGGCGGGAGATCCGATGCGAACCGATCCAGAACGCAGCAATTTGTCACGGAGCCTCACAAGGGTCTGCCAGCACGAACAACACCTCGCCGCGCATGGTCCGGGCCTGGCGCCGGAGGAACATCAGCACGCCGCACCGCGGGGCACGGACAATTTCCAGAAGTTCTCCTTGATAGCCGAAGAGCCGACCGATCTCGCCGCCATCCGGAATCAGGTCCCCTGCGACGGCCGTGGCCGCGAACAGCCCGGCACGTGATGATGTGGCGCCCGCGTCAAGATCGCCTGAGCCACGGACCCATCGTGGCTCGGCGGACGGTTCGGTTCGTGACCGGTCGGACAACATGCCCAACTCGGCCATCACCGACAGCACGCCGGTGACGTAGGTCCGCAGATCTTCCTGCCTGATCGCGCCGCCTCCACCACACTCGACGTACATGGCCGGTATGCCACGATCTCTGGCAGCAACGAGGCTGCGACCGTGCGGCCAAGAGTCGTGCAGCCAGGTCAAGGGCGCACCGAAGGCCGCAGCAGCCCAGAGGCCCTCGTGGAGCACACCGCAGAACAGCGGCATGCTGTAGCGCAGACCGCCGGAGTGCAGGTCGATCAGTAGGTCCGCCCCGTCGATGACCCTGTTGGTGATGCCATCCGCAATGACCTCGGTCGGTCCTCCGTGGCAGTCACCCGGAAACGACCGGGCCAGGTCTCCGCCATCGTGCGGGGTCCTTCTAGCGCCTGCCGACCACGCAGCCGGATTCGCCGGCGCAACCGCCCTCACGGTGCCGCGAAGAGCTGACCCCTCGAGTTCGTCGAGAATGCGCCACACGGCGAGCACGCCTTCATCCTCGTCACCGTGCACTCCCCCGAGCAGAGCCAGAGTGGGGCCTGACCGGCCACCGTGCACCGTCGTCATCACAGCGCCGCCCGGCAGCACGTCGCGCTCCAGGCGAGCTCCGTGCACTGTTCGCAAGGCGGTCTCCTCTCCAGCGGTGAAAAACGAAACTCGCGTTCCAATGTAATTGACACTCGGGGTGCCAGGGAATCAGACACCGCGGGATGTCCGATGCAAGTCCGGTTCGACGCCGGCGAAGGAAACGGTCAAGCTTGCCCGCGCGCCTGGGCGAGCTCGGCCGGGCGGCCGATGTCCTGCCAGTGTTCGCGGACCTGCCACAGGCCGATCGGCCAGCCGCGCTTGAGACATTGGTCCAGCAACTCGGTGATCAGAAAGAGCCGCCCTTCGGGAATCTCCGAGATGAGCTTGGGCTCGATCACATAGATCCCCGCGTTGACGGGCCACGACGGGACGGGCTTCTCGACGATACGTACCAATCGGCCACTCGTCTGCTCGAGTACGCCGAACGGCACCTGGTGTTCGTAGCGAGTCGTCGCGACCGTGGCGACCACGTCTTCACCGGCGTGGGCCTCGAGGAGACCACCGACGGAGAATGCGGTGACCAGATCGCCGTTCATCACCAGGATCGGCTCGGTGATCTCGCAGTCCTGCTGGGCCAGCAGACGCAACGAGCCTCCGGTGCCCAGCGGAACCGCCTCGTCCTCGCGCAGGTATTCGATCCGGCAACCGAAGGCGCGGCCGTCACCGAAATGTTGCTCGATCACCTCGTTCAGGTAGTTGACCGAGATGAAGATCCGGGTGATTCCTGACCCGACGAGATGCATCACCAACCGTTCGAGGATCGGCCGCCCGGCCACCGGCAACATCGGCTTCGGCACATGATCGGTCAACGGAGCCAGTCTCGACCCCCGCCCGCCGGCCATGATGACTGCCACGTTCCCGCGGTGCGCAGGGCCGGCAACCGCGAGGTCGGAATGTACCTCGACGAGCCGTCCGTCCTGGTCGACGACCGGCAGCTCGCGAAGACCGAGCGTATGCATCAGGTCGATCACTTCTGCCCGTCCGGCACCCGGCTTGGTCGAGACACCGGCATCCTCCATGAACGGGTAAAGCCTGGACTCGAGTCCGATACCGTCGAGCAACGCCTGGCGAATCGCGCTCTCGCTGACCGCGCCCACCAGCCGACCGGCCGAATCGGCAACGAAAGCACGCGACCAACCGGACCGATCGATCGCCAGCAGCGCCGCTCGTATCGAATCCCCTTGGCCGACAAGGACCTCACCAATACGCATGCTTGCCTCACATCCCTACTGGGCCGTCCACGTGTGCAAGCGTTCCAGATGCACCCACGACCGAACCAGGAGATGAATTCAGCCTGACCAGGCCGGCACGGGCGGAGGCGAAAGGAGGCCGCTGGCACCCAACCGGCGTCGTCGGCACGATGACACCATGGCTGAGCGGCAGATTCCGGTCCGTGAACTCATCGTTGTCGGAGCCGGTGCTCTGGGCCGGCAGGTCGGGTCGCTGGTGGCCGAGCTCGCCGGTGCCCCCTTCCGGATCACCGGGTACCTCGACCGCTCCGACCCCGCGCCGCGATGCACTCCTCTGCTCGGCGGAGACGAAGAGTTGACCAGCGCGGATGCCGCGTACGTGATTGCCATCGGCGATCCCACGGTCCGGCGACGGGTCGACATTTTCGCCACCAGGTGGAATCGGCATCCTGCGACCCTGGTGCATCCCGCTTGCACGTTGGACGACGGAGTCGCTCTCGGGGCGGGGACCATCACGTTCCCAGGAGCACGAATCCAGGTCCAGGCGACCCTGGGTCGGCACGTCCTCGTCAACGCCAACGCAGTAGTCGGACATGACTGTCTGGTCGGCGACCATGTCGTACTGAGCCCTCTTGCCATGCTGTGCGGTGGGGTCGAGGTCGGAGACGCGGCCTTCATCGGCGCGAGTGCCGTTGTGCTGCCCGGTCGGGTGATCGGTCCCGGCGCGACCGTCGGTGCGGGTGCCGTCGTCACCTCG contains the following coding sequences:
- a CDS encoding pyridoxal-phosphate dependent enzyme, encoding MTNCCVLDRFASDLPPVSETVCLGEGATPVIELPALARRLGVRSVSAKVETGNPTGSYKDRVAAMSLSLARSRGYRGWIATSSGNAGMAMAAYGARAGLPGFICLAGSVPPEKSLPLMAFGSGAVTVVRVQGAGRPEVDGHMFDQVRDAAQRHKLFLGVTLHAFNAEGMRGIDTIAYELAEQVPAATHVYVSVGGGGLLVAVARGLDRRGLQPRMIACQSSGCAPVVRYLDGAVAAVEVERSTTSISALQLPRPPDGDLAAGAVERSHGWGTAIDDAAILAAQRWLASAEGVFVEPAAAATVAALLADAEHGRLGPDARPVVILTGGGWKDLGRFSDDASRMQMIDVDTVSRRVEDWVGRTTSD
- a CDS encoding NeuD/PglB/VioB family sugar acetyltransferase, producing the protein MAERQIPVRELIVVGAGALGRQVGSLVAELAGAPFRITGYLDRSDPAPRCTPLLGGDEELTSADAAYVIAIGDPTVRRRVDIFATRWNRHPATLVHPACTLDDGVALGAGTITFPGARIQVQATLGRHVLVNANAVVGHDCLVGDHVVLSPLAMLCGGVEVGDAAFIGASAVVLPGRVIGPGATVGAGAVVTSDVPPLARVAGVPARNLPRG
- a CDS encoding SDR family oxidoreductase, coding for MSTPCRGGSKTGWVAQPRIDDSLRRCQAEFETTVPYSVAASTRTSVAHSTALVTGGATGIGAAITCRLLADGLNVYVAQRTEAEVAAGKDFFRHSARVRLGAHDLSDAKECARAVEACAAHFGALDILVNNAGVTGAGAVDALGNFSDRRIDQVIDVNLKAPLRLVREALPYLSRNEGVVVNIGSIAGLQAQTNAAAYVSSKAGMDGLTRALAYDLASLRVRVVCIAPGDVETVSSRAAEFAAERAVSWAKRTPWPRPIRPADVAAAVAWVISGEAAAVTGSTIYVDGGLAAY
- a CDS encoding succinylglutamate desuccinylase/aspartoacylase family protein yields the protein MHGARLERDVLPGGAVMTTVHGGRSGPTLALLGGVHGDEDEGVLAVWRILDELEGSALRGTVRAVAPANPAAWSAGARRTPHDGGDLARSFPGDCHGGPTEVIADGITNRVIDGADLLIDLHSGGLRYSMPLFCGVLHEGLWAAAAFGAPLTWLHDSWPHGRSLVAARDRGIPAMYVECGGGGAIRQEDLRTYVTGVLSVMAELGMLSDRSRTEPSAEPRWVRGSGDLDAGATSSRAGLFAATAVAGDLIPDGGEIGRLFGYQGELLEIVRAPRCGVLMFLRRQARTMRGEVLFVLADPCEAP
- a CDS encoding nucleotidyltransferase family protein, which gives rise to MRIGEVLVGQGDSIRAALLAIDRSGWSRAFVADSAGRLVGAVSESAIRQALLDGIGLESRLYPFMEDAGVSTKPGAGRAEVIDLMHTLGLRELPVVDQDGRLVEVHSDLAVAGPAHRGNVAVIMAGGRGSRLAPLTDHVPKPMLPVAGRPILERLVMHLVGSGITRIFISVNYLNEVIEQHFGDGRAFGCRIEYLREDEAVPLGTGGSLRLLAQQDCEITEPILVMNGDLVTAFSVGGLLEAHAGEDVVATVATTRYEHQVPFGVLEQTSGRLVRIVEKPVPSWPVNAGIYVIEPKLISEIPEGRLFLITELLDQCLKRGWPIGLWQVREHWQDIGRPAELAQARGQA